GAGCGGGCCGCAACAGGAATATTTTTTCTTGGCAAGTGAACAGCCGGAAATGAGGACGAGATCCTTGCTTGCCCTCGGGATGAAATGCCTTCCACCAGTCACGAGCACGAGCAAGAACACGATATCCGAGCGATTTTGCCGCCGACCGCCACTCGGTGCTATAAGCAAGCTCTCTCTCAAGCGCTGGAGGTGACCCATGAAATTACTCGCGTCGCTTCTCACCCTCACTCTGCTGGCATTTGTCAATTCAAGTGGCGCCCAGTCCAAACCCCTAAAGCACATCTACATCGGCGTTTCTTCGGTGAGCATGGGTAATATCATGATCTTCATCACCAAGGAGGCCAAGCTGTTTGAAAAGTACGGTCTCTACGCCGACCCGGTCGTCATGCGTGGCTCAGGCGAATCTTCGAAGGCGATGATCGGCGGCAGCATTCAGTTTTCGCCCATCGCCACGCCGACGGTGATCAACGCTGGGCTTTCCGGGGCCGACCTGGTGATCCTCGGCCACACATTGCCTGGCGTGGTGCAAGCGACGGTCGCCAAGCCCGAGATCAAAAGAGTCGAAGATCTGAAGGGCAAGAAAATCGGTGTGACGACATTCGGTTCGCTGACGGATTTCTTGGTTCAGTACCAACTGCGCAAAAAAGGCCTCAACCCAGGGCGCGACGTCGCGTTGATTCAGATCGGCGGCAGCGATGCCGAGCGTATCGGCGCGCTAAAGCAGGGTTCCATCGACGCCGCTTCGCTGTCGTTTCCCGGCTACGCCATTGCAATGAAGATGGGCTTTCCCATGCTTTGGGACTCGGCGAAGGAGGTCGACTATCCCTGGATCGAGATCACCACCCGCCGCTCGATCATTCAGAAAGATCGAGAGACGGTCATGAACTACATGAAGGCCTACCTGGAAGCGACGGCCTTGTTTAAGCGCGACCGGGAGTTCAGCAAAAAGGTAATCAAAAAAGTCCTGCGACTTGACAACGAGGAATTGCTCAACCAGTCCTACGATACCTTTGCCAAAGCTTTTTTACAGGTGCCCTATCCAAACACCGTCGGCATGAAAACCAGCTTCGAATACATCGCCGCGACGCGCCCCGAGGTATGGGACCACAAGCCCGAGGAATTTGTCGACAAAAGTTTTGTCGAGGAGTTGGACAGGAGTGGGTTTATCAAGAAGCTCTACGAGAAATAGCTCGGAGGAGGATTCTATGCCTCGCACGACGAATGCGCTGAGTCGCCGCCACTTTTTGCAGCAAAGCACCGCAGCTATCGGGGCATTGATCGGCCTAGCTGCAAGCCGACCCGCCGTCGCCGCCTCCAAAGACCGCGTCGTCATCTACCAAGGCGTTAGCCTCGATTCGCTCCATCCCTACGGCTACAGCGGAGGCGGCATCAACGGCATTTGGCTGCATCTTATCGAACCGCTGATCGTTATGGATTACGCGCGGCAAAAGTATGTCGGCGTGCTCGCCGACTCTTGGGAGTTTCAAGGGCGGCGCTGGATTTTTCAGTTGAGGCGCAACATCCGTTTTCACAGCGGCGCGCCGCTTACCTCGAAGGACGTGGCTTACTCCATCGAGCGCATGAAAACTGACAAGCGCAGCCTACAGGGTGGCGACATTCAAGAGTTGGACGTCGAGACGCCCGACGACTACACGGTGGTGTTTAATACCAAGCAGCCGCTCTCGCTGCTGCTTGACCGCCTCGACACCCGCTACATCATCAGCAAAGCGGCGGCGGAAAAATACGGCGACCAGGCCGACAACTACGCCATCGGCACCGGCCCGTACAAGTTCGTCAGTTGGCAGCGCGGCGGCAATCTGGTTTTGGCGCGCAATGACGACTACTGGGGCACCAAAGCCGAAATCAAGGAAGTAATTTTGCGCGGCGTGAAAGAAGAAGCGGCGCGGGTCGCCGGTCTGCTCTCAGGGCAAGCCGATGTGATCAGTAACCTCCCCATCGA
Above is a genomic segment from Deltaproteobacteria bacterium containing:
- a CDS encoding ABC transporter substrate-binding protein, which produces MKLLASLLTLTLLAFVNSSGAQSKPLKHIYIGVSSVSMGNIMIFITKEAKLFEKYGLYADPVVMRGSGESSKAMIGGSIQFSPIATPTVINAGLSGADLVILGHTLPGVVQATVAKPEIKRVEDLKGKKIGVTTFGSLTDFLVQYQLRKKGLNPGRDVALIQIGGSDAERIGALKQGSIDAASLSFPGYAIAMKMGFPMLWDSAKEVDYPWIEITTRRSIIQKDRETVMNYMKAYLEATALFKRDREFSKKVIKKVLRLDNEELLNQSYDTFAKAFLQVPYPNTVGMKTSFEYIAATRPEVWDHKPEEFVDKSFVEELDRSGFIKKLYEK